Below is a window of bacterium DNA.
CTGCCGCGCTGTCGGGGCAGATTGTGCTGGAATGGCAGCATCCTGCGCCGCAGGGGAATATGCTGCTGTCGATGCAGAGTTCTCCGTCCGGCGTTGTGATTGCGACAGGACGGTACGGGACGGTGCTGCGGTCGACGGATGCCGGTCAGAGCTGGCGGAATACGATGTACGGATTGACGGACGATGTGATCAGCGCGGATGTATCACGGGATGATCACTTCTGGTGCGTGGCGGACAACGGGATTCTGCTGGAGAGCACGGATGGGGGACTGTTCTGGAAGGACAGGCAGTCCATCACCACCATGGGACTCAACGACATCGCCCAGGTGGGTGCGCAGACGGTGGTGGCCTGCGGCGACGGCGGCACCATCATTCGTTCAACGGATGATGGTGCGACGTGGAACACGGTGTTCTCGGGTGTCAATGTTTTCCTGAATGCAATCACATTTGCTGATGAAAGTCACGGCTGGATCGTCGGCGAATCCGGCACCGCGCTGTTTTCCTCCGATGCCGGTGCCAGCTGGGAAAGCCGGAAAATCAATCCCCCGGAAGATCTGTTCGACATTGTCTTCTCTGACGCTTCCAATGGCTGGATCTGCGGCACGCGTGGCAGTGTGTACCATACCGTGAACGGTGGCTTTCGCTGGGAGAAACAGCAGACGGGCGTATCGCGGCATCTGAACGGGATTCATCTGCTTCCTCCTTCCGAGCTGTATATCGGCGGGGACGGCGGGACGCTGCTGCGGACGTCGGACAGCGGGGTGAACTGGACGCAGCTTCCCGTGCTGCTGCCGGAATCGGTTATCGAAGGTGTCACCTCGGCCTCAGGAACGCTGCTGGCGGGCGGAGAATTCGGACATATGCTGCGCTGCACGGATGGCGGATTCTCCTGGTCTGTCATGAACCCGGAAACCCGCAGATCGGCGAACTGGACCAGCTTCGCGACGGAAAACGACGGATGGTGCTTCGGGGAGTATGGTATGATCATCCATACATCAGATGGCGGCGCATCCTGGCGCGAAGAAACGGCGCTGCTCGGCAACAGTCTCTACGGTGGGAAAGCCGTGTCGGCCGCCGAAGCATGGTGCGTAGGCGAAGCGGGTGTGATACTGCATACGTCGGACGGCGGGAACACATGGACGCAGCAGGAAAACGCGTTCACCAACATCCTGCTGGCTGTGGATTTTGTGTCCCCCTCCGTCGGCTGGGCCGTCGGGGAACTGGGGATCGTGCTCAAAACAACGGACGGTGGCTCCAGCTGGGTGCGGCAGGAAAGCGGAACGCAGGATTATCTTTTCGGCCTCGATGCGGTTTCCGAACAGCATGTCGTCGTGGCTGCGGATGGAGGACGATTGCACACAACTTTTGATGGCGGATCGGACTGGAGCATGCAGCAATCCCCCGTGCAGAGTACGCTGTACTGGCCGAGCTTCGTATCCGATGCGGAGGGCTGGGTCGTAGGTGAAGTCGGCACGATTCTGCATACGACGGATGCCGGTGCGAGCTGGACGAAGCAGAACAGCGGGGTAAGCACCGCTGTGTACGTCGTCAGCACTCCCACGCGCAACGCCCTGTGGGCCATCGGGGATGATGGACTGGTGCTGCAGAGCACTGATGCCGGGGCGAACTGGATACGTCACTACGCAAGGACGGGATACGACCTTTTCGGACTCGATTTCATCTCTCCGCATCGCGGATGGATTTCAGGGGATTATGCTACGGTGCTGACATGGAATGATGCATCCACCGGAATCAATGATCGTCCAGCCCCCGAAAGCTCGCTTGTGCGCGCACTGTATCCGAATCCCCTTCGGTCGACCTCGCAGCTTCAGCTCGCGCGGGATGTGAGGGACGCGGAATTGCGCGTTTTCGATATGCTGGGAAGAGAGATTTTTTCCCGTCAACAGACGGATGCGCACGCGGGCGCGAGCTTCACGCTCGTGAGGGAAGCCTTTCCGCAGTCCGGCGCCTACCTGCTGCTCCTCCGCAGCGGCAGAAGAATTGAAACACGAATGATCATAGTAGAATAGTACCTGTCACATGAGATATATCACACTCATTGTTTTCCTATGCTTTCTGTCCCCATCCCTGCACGCGCAATGGGAATGGCGGCATCCTTCGCCACAGGGGAATGATCTCTGGAACGTCCATTTCGCGCCGGGCAGCAGCACGGGCTGGGCCGTCGGTGCCGCCGGAGTGATTATCAAAAGCACGGACAGTGGCAGCAGCTGGTCAAACCAGGAAAGCCATAGGGAGGATATTTTCCGCGGGGTTTATGCACTTTCTGCATATTCCGCCTACGTGGTCGGCGACAATGGTGTCGTACTCCATACCTCGACCGGGGGCCTCACCTGGCAGAAGCAGAACAGCAGCACCACGGCGGGAATCAACACCGTGCACGCGGTCAATTCCTCCTTCGCCGCCTTCGTCGGTGATGCGGGTTTGCTGCATACGACGAGTAATGGCGGAGCGACATGGACCCCGCGCAGCACAGGGACGAGCAATAACCTCAACGGGGTGTTTTTCACCAGCACGCAGAATGGTGTTGCCGTCGGGAGTGGGACGACCATCGTGCAGACGACGAATGGTGGGGTCAGCTGGACCGCACGGCAGGTGTTTCCCGGACAGTTTTCCAGCGACCTGATCGATGTGTTTTTTGTGGATGCCAGTTATGGCTGGGCAGTCGGTACCGGTGGTGGTGTCATTCGTTCCACCGATGGTGGGACGACATGGTCGCGCATGACCAACAACGGGACGTCTGCAGATCTCAACAAGGTACGCTTCTCCGATCGACAGAATGGCTACGCGGCTGGGGAAAGCGGAGCGATCTATCGCAGCACGAACGGGGGTGCTTACTGGTCGACGGTCACGTCGGGTACGAGCTATGGACTCGAAGGTCTGGCCCTCCAGGGTGCGAGTACCGTGGCAGTGGGACTCTACGGCGTTATCCTGCGCTCGGTCAACAACAACGGCTTCTCCATGGTCACGTCAGGGACGCGCAGCAGCATCAATGCTGTCACGGCCGCGATTCCATCTACCGCGTGGGCAGTGACTTCCGATGGAGAAGTGCTCGCGTCCACCAACGGCGGTATCAGCTGGCAGCTGCGCGCGCAACCGGTGATGCAGCCGCTGTACGGGATCGACAATATCAATGGACAAACGCTGCTTGCCTGTGGGAACGGGGGACTGGTGCTGCGATCAACAAATGGCGGCTACAACTGGTCCTCAATAGCCAGCGGGACATCCGTTGCGCTCAATGCGGTAGATATGCTCGACAGCGATACAGGCTATATCGTCGGCAGCACGGGACGCATCATCAAGACCACGAATGGCGGTGCTGGCTGGTATCCGGTGGCGAGTGGAACGCTGGAAAGCCTCCTCGGTGTGCATTTCACCGACAGTGATCACGGGACGATCGTGGGTACCAACGGCAAGGTGCTCAGCACCACGAATGGGGGGTACACCTGGTCACATCAGCAGAGCTGGACGCAGGATGCGCTGTTTCATGTCATCCGCGACGGCAATCGCGGCATGCTCTGTGGGGATGACGGGACGCTCTCATGCACAACGGACGGTGGACAGCATTGGACCGATTGTCCCGGCGGCACCACCGCGGCCCTCTTCCATCTTACACATCCCGCACCGAATGAGTACGCCGCAGTAGGGGAAGACGGCACCATTATGCGCACCAGCAATTTCGGACAGACATGGGTGCGCGAGATTTCCCATGCGCAGCACACCCTTTACAGCGCCGATGCGCACGGGGGAAATGTGTATGTGGTGGGGGATTACGGTACCGTGTTGCGCAACGGCACGTATCCCTATCCCGTTACCCTCCGTGCATTCACCGCGAGCGAGATCGATGGCTGCGTGCAGCTGCACTGGCTGGTTGAGGATGAGCAGGCATTGCTCGGCTATGCGATTGAGCGACTGGATGCGACCGGCTGGGAGGAAATCGGCTTCGTCAAATCCAGCTCCTCCCTTCGCACCGCATCAGCGGAATATCAGTGGCGGGACTGCCTCGTCGCGACTGCAGGAACAGCCTGGCGATTGCGCATGGTGGATATGGACGGGAGCACGGAATACAGTCCTGAACTCCGCCTCGTTGGCACAGCAGAACCCGGCGACTGGAAACTTGAAGCCTGGCCGCGTCCCTCACACGGCAACGTCACACTGCTCCTGCCTGACGGTGTCGCGGAGCTGGACGTCTACGATATGTCAGGACGCCTGCTTCGTGCCTTTTC
It encodes the following:
- a CDS encoding T9SS type A sorting domain-containing protein; translation: MPHTASLFRLRRLPLLLLCAFLIPAALSGQIVLEWQHPAPQGNMLLSMQSSPSGVVIATGRYGTVLRSTDAGQSWRNTMYGLTDDVISADVSRDDHFWCVADNGILLESTDGGLFWKDRQSITTMGLNDIAQVGAQTVVACGDGGTIIRSTDDGATWNTVFSGVNVFLNAITFADESHGWIVGESGTALFSSDAGASWESRKINPPEDLFDIVFSDASNGWICGTRGSVYHTVNGGFRWEKQQTGVSRHLNGIHLLPPSELYIGGDGGTLLRTSDSGVNWTQLPVLLPESVIEGVTSASGTLLAGGEFGHMLRCTDGGFSWSVMNPETRRSANWTSFATENDGWCFGEYGMIIHTSDGGASWREETALLGNSLYGGKAVSAAEAWCVGEAGVILHTSDGGNTWTQQENAFTNILLAVDFVSPSVGWAVGELGIVLKTTDGGSSWVRQESGTQDYLFGLDAVSEQHVVVAADGGRLHTTFDGGSDWSMQQSPVQSTLYWPSFVSDAEGWVVGEVGTILHTTDAGASWTKQNSGVSTAVYVVSTPTRNALWAIGDDGLVLQSTDAGANWIRHYARTGYDLFGLDFISPHRGWISGDYATVLTWNDASTGINDRPAPESSLVRALYPNPLRSTSQLQLARDVRDAELRVFDMLGREIFSRQQTDAHAGASFTLVREAFPQSGAYLLLLRSGRRIETRMIIVE